ATATCCTTCGGCATGATGGTAACACGCTTGGCGTGAATTGCACACAGGTTGGTGTCCTCGAAAAGACCGACCAAGTAAGCTTCACTGGCCTCCTGGAGAGCCAACACAGCCGAACTTTGGAACCGCAAGTCAGTCTTGAAGTCCTGGGCAATTTCTCGCACGAGGCGCTGGAACGGCAACTTTCGAATCAGCAACTCTGTAGATTTCTGGTAACGACGAATTTCCCGTAAGGCCACTGTACCGGGTCTATAACGATGAGGCTTTTTCACTCCACCCGTAGCAGGAGCGCTCTTGCGAGCCGCCTTCGTAGCGAGTTGTTTTCGCGGTGCTTTACCACCCGTTGactttcgtgctgtttgcttAGTTCGTGCCATAGCTACTGACCGGAAAGAGTTTTAGCCAACTTGATTTATGATGCCCTTCCTCAACGGTGATTGGTGCGGTGCCGGAACGCTCTCTATTTCAATCCTATTTAATATTCATGCAGTCTTGAAAACGTTTCGCAATCAATTCTTTTGTCGATAACCTGGcctgttttctaagaggtcagCTTTAGCGTTACTAAAATAAGCAGTAGGTGATCGTTCCCTTGCAGTTTTTCAACTCTAGACCAATAAGTGAACGTCTAACTAGCTAACATGTCCGGACGTGGCAAAGGAGGAAAAGGCTTGGGCAAGGGAGGCGCCAAACGTCACCGCAAAATTCTCCGAGATAACATTCAGGGAATCACCAAACCGGCCATTCGACGCCTAGCTCGTCGAGGAGGTGTTAAGCGCATCTCGGGTCTGATCTACGAGGAGACTCGaggagttctcaaggttttcctagagaatgtcatccgtgatgccgttacttataccgaacacGCAAAGCGCAAGACCGTCACCGCTATGGATGTGGTTTACGCTCTCAAACGCCAGGGACGTACCTTGTACGGATTTGGAGGCTAGACCTTGCTGACAAGCCCCTAGGCAAATTCAAAACGGCTCCTATAGGAGCCAACAAATGCCGCAAAAGTCTTGACAACACGTTTCtaacgaaataaacaaaagaaaaaaaagaaaacataacaagagcgacaaacaaacataaatacacacacaaacacacgcATGCACAGGAAAGGAACTCAACGAAAAGGAGAACCAAACGAGCACACAACAAACAACGTTGAAAGTGATCTATGTAATTTTTCTCTAGTAATTATTTGGCCGAGAAAAGTTGACGGCTAACAACTCAGTGCAAAACAATACTTTATATACCTCTGCAATATTCACGTTAACTGCAttctcgttcaagtttttcattgattttcgtgGATGGATCAAAGTAACGCAaacttaaattgtgcatatctctatgagtggtgttatgtttgcctatttcgcatctcctaaaaataatcgatttctcgcttagctccgagtgtacgttattaatttgttgttttttcaattccttcgtgattttatatgtcttcaagtgttgtgtcgtgcctgttagtcatgactcagtttcaataacgtggtggctcctacaagagccgttttgttgttttgtgttcattacttttactatgatgaacagtcaatgttgccttttctcggtctttttaaattgtgcatatctctatgagtggtgctatgtttgcctatttcgcatctactagaaataatcgatttctcgcttagctccgagtgtacgttattaacttgttgttttttcaattgcttcgtgattttatatttcttcaagtgttgtgtagtgcctgttagtcatgacttttcaataacgtggtggctcctacaagagccgttttgttgttttgtgttcacttttactatgatgaacagttaatgttgctttttctcggtctttttcgGCAAGAGAACAGCTTGTATGTTGGGGAGGACGCCGCCCTGAGCGATAGTCACGCCTGCAAGAAGTTTGTTTAATTCCTCGTCATTTCGAACAGCCAGCTGCAAGTGTCGAGGTATTattctgcttttcttgttgtctcGCGCGGCGTTTCCAGCCAACTCGAGAATCTCGGCGCTTAGGTACTCTAATACGGCAGCCATATACACTGGAGCACCTGCACCAACTCGCTCAGCATAATTGCCCTTTCGAAGAAGGCGATGAATGCGACCCACTGGAAACTGAAGACCTGCTCGAGAGGATCGAGATTTGGACTTGGTGCCTTGAGCCTTGCCTTTGCCGCGACCGGACATGAttctttaaatttacagtaactTGAATCTTTCGAATTGCTTCTCTGAATTGATTGTAGTAAGCAAAGACTGgaaatgcaaaatttattttgttgctaACTACGCTGagcggatcgaaatgcaccaatagaAAACTGAGTAGTTatgcaaaatagttatttgCTTGGCGGCATAACAACCAATGAGAGCAGTACGCTGCGATTTCGATCCGCATACAAATTAATCCTACTGAAGTTCCCGTTATAAATATCATTGGTGCTACTTTGGCGAATGAAAACGGTCCATAGGCAAACTCGAGGAACTCAACACTAGCCAGATAAGCACTTGATTAATGGCGCCCAAGGTAGCTGCCGCTAAGAAAGGGGAAAAGAGAGTTGGCAAGGCCAAGTCCGGGACGGCCGAGACTGCCAAGAGGAGAcggggaaagagaaaggaaagctatgCGATCTACATATATAAAGTGTTGAAGCAGGTTCATCCCGACACGggaatttccagcaaagccaTGGGTATCATGAATTCTTTCGTGAACGATATTTTCGAACGCATAGCCGTGGAGTCCTCACGTCTTTCGCTTTACAACAAGAAGGCCACCATTAGTTCAAGAGAGATCCAAACAGCGATAAGACTTTTGCTTCccggtgaacttgcaaaacacgccgtcagcgagggtacgaaggccgtgaccaagtataccagcagcaagtgaacgagtctcatgaactgaaaaaaaaaaaacaacaacaacggctcttttaggagccaacacgtttgtcaaaagcaatgaccaacactttcttGATGATCCACCCCCCCATGATAAATAAGATCTCGTCTTAAATTTTCTAACGCACGTAAGCTATCTTTATGTTATTCCCTCTGCCGAAAGGCTGACGTTTTCTTCGAGTTCGAAACAattgacggtggtaatttgaccgttatatgaactgctcgtgcttctcgctcgattaattataatatataattaacACGATTAATAAGGAGTTTAGTAAGTGACAACGTCTACTGCACGCAAACTCTTCGTGATAATTCCATGAATTATCTGCGCTGTTTCCCGTGACTAGATTAGAGCGAATGATTAGCGATGCCAGCCAAATCGTCATTTCTTATTCAttcctttcttgttgttgcccttgtatcagtaacccactcggtcaacagtcatgtcagggatcacgatgatactcatttcttctcgttttctccctcccctccgttcggtttgtttagttgttttgtttttgtttttgcttttttcttttctaaaaccGTTCGAATCGAATGAAGTATTCGTAGCCTTCTGCGCGCGCTCGTTCGCGTCACAATGAACGTTGATAGccgtcaaaacaagaaagcgcgcAATTTCATGTTCTTCTGTTCATATATTATTCAATTCCTCCTCAGCTTTTCAAAGACCATCAGGAGATGCTATCGGATGAATGAAGCccgtttttctttgattcatttttttattatcatgactatttatttatttcattgtgagGAGCTTTATGGTTGCCTTAACTTTGCAGGTCTCCATTCGATGCGAGGAAGATGGTATTGCCTTGTAGAGAGGGAAGATATTTCTTTGCGTCTCCTCCTGAATCAAATGTAAGTTGCAGTATTTCTTATACTTTTATGTAGTCAGGAGAGGGATTTTGTACATGTGCATGGGCGGGAGTTATTTActtattggtcattgctttcttaaatgattggtggctcttaaaagagccgttttgttagCTGTTTTCGGATAATTAGGCACGCTCTCCCCGAATTCGGCGAGCAAGCTGTATATCCTTCGGCATGATGGTAACACGCTTGGCGTGAATTGCACACAGGTTGGTGTCCTCGAAAAGACCGACCAAGTAAGCTTCACTGGCCTCCTGGAGAGCCAACACAGCCGAACTTTGGAACCGCAAGTCAGTCTTGAAGTCCTGGGCAATTTCTCGCACGAGGCGCTGGAACGGCAACTTTCGAATCAGCAACTCTGTAGATTTCTGGTAACGACGAATTTCCCGTAAGGCCACTGTACCGGGTCTATAACGATGAGGCTTTTTCACTCCACCCGTAGCAGGAGCGCTCTTGCGAGCCGCCTTCGTAGCGAGTTGTTTTCGCGGTGCTTTACCACCCGTTGactttcgtgctgtttgcttAGTTCGTGCCATAGCTACTGACCGGAAAGAGTTTTAGCCAACTTGATTTATGATGCCCTTCCTCAACGGTGATTGGTGCGGTGCCGGAACGCTCTCTATTTCAATCCTATTTAATATTCATGCAGTCTTGAAAACGTTTCGCAATCAATTCTTTTGTCGATAACCTGGcctgttttctaagaggtcagCTTTAGCGTTACTAAAATAAGCAGTAGGTGATCGTTCCCTTGCAGTTTTTCAACTCTAGACCAATAAGTGAACGTCTAACTAGCTAACATGTCCGGACGTGGCAAAGGAGGAAAAGGCTTGGGCAAGGGAGGCGCCAAACGTCACCGCAAAATTCTCCGAGATAACATTCAGGGAATCACCAAACCGGCCATTCGACGCCTAGCTCGTCGAGGAGGTGTTAAGCGCATCTCGGGTCTGATCTACGAGGAGACTCGaggagttctcaaggttttcctagagaatgtcatccgtgatgccgttacttataccgaacacGCAAAGCGCAAGACCGTCACCGCTATGGATGTGGTTTACGCTCTCAAACGCCAGGGACGTACCTTGTACGGATTTGGAGGCTAGACCTTGCTGACAAGCCCCTAGGCAAATTCAAAACGGCTCCTATAGGAGCCAACAAATGCCGCAAAAGTCTTGACAACACGTTTCtaacgaaataaacaaaagaaaaaaaagaaaacataacaagagcgacaaacaaacataaatacacacacaaacacacgcATGCACAGGAAAGGAACTCAACGAAAAGGAGAACCAAACGAGCACACAACAAACAACGTTGAAAGTGATCTATGTAATTTTTCTCTAGTAATTATTTGGCCGAGAAAAGTTGACGGCTAACAACTCAGTGCAAAACAATACTTTATATACCTCTGCAATATTCACGTTAACTGCAttctcgttcaagtttttcattgattttcgtgGATGGATCAAAGTAACGCAaacttaaattgtgcatatctctatgagtggtgttatgtttgcctatttcgcatctcctaaaaataatcgatttctcgcttagctccgagtgtacgttattaatttgttgttttttcaattccttcgtgattttatatgtcttcaagtgttgtgtcgtgcctgttagtcatgactcagtttcaataacgtggtggctcctacaagagccgttttgttgttttgtgttcattacttttactatgatgaacagtcaatgttgccttttctcggtctttttaaattgtgcatatctctatgagtggtgctatgtttgcctatttcgcatctactagaaataatcgatttctcgcttagctccgagtgtacgttattaacttgttgttttttcaattgcttcgtgattttatatttcttcaagtgttgtgtagtgcctgttagtcatgacttttcaataacgtggtggctcctacaagagccgttttgttgttttgtgttcacttttactatgatgaacagttaatgttgctttttctcggtctttttcgGCAAGAGAACAGCTTGTATGTTGGGGAGGACGCCGCCCTGAGCGATAGTCACGCCTGCAAGAAGTTTGTTTAATTCCTCGTCATTTCGAACAGCCAGCTGCAAGTGTCGAGGTATTattctgcttttcttgttgtctcGCGCGGCGTTTCCAGCCAACTCGAGAATCTCGGCGCTTAGGTACTCTAATACGGCAGCCATATACACTGGAGCACCTGCACCAACTCGCTCAGCATAATTGCCCTTTCGAAGAAGGCGATGAATGCGACCCACTGGAAACTGAAGACCTGCTCGAGAGGATCGAGATTTGGACTTGGTGCCTTGAGCCTTGCCTTTGCCGCGACCGGACATGAttctttaaatttacagtaactTGAATCTTTCGAATTGCTTCTCTGAATTGATTGTAGTAAGCAAAGACTGgaaatgcaaaatttattttgttgctaACTACGCTGagcggatcgaaatgcaccaatagaAAACTGAGTAGTTatgcaaaatagttatttgCTTGGCGGCATAACAACCAATGAGAGCAGTACGCTGCGATTTCGATCCGCATACAAATTAATCCTACTGAAGTTCCCGTTATAAATATCATTGGTGCTACTTTGGCGAATGAAAACGGTCCATAGGCAAACTCGAGGAACTCAACACTAGCCAGATAAGCACTTGATTAATGGCGCCCAAGGTAGCTGCCGCTAAGAAAGGGGAAAAGAGAGTTGGCAAGGCCAAGTCCGGGACGGCCGAGACTGCCAAGAGGAGAcggggaaagagaaaggaaagctatgCGATCTACATATATAAAGTGTTGAAGCAGGTTCATCCCGACACGggaatttccagcaaagccaTGGGTATCATGAATTCTTTCGTGAACGATATTTTCGAACGCATAGCCGTGGAGTCCTCACGTCTTTCGCTTTACAACAAGAAGGCCACCATTAGTTCAAGAGAGATCCAAACAGCGATAAGACTTTTGCTTCccggtgaacttgcaaaacacgccgtcagcgagggtacgaaggccgtgaccaagtataccagcagcaagtgaacgagtctcatgaactgaaaaaaaaaaacaacaacaacggctcttttaggagccaacacgtttgtcaaaagcaatgaccaacactttcttGATGATCCACCCCCCATGATAAATAAGATCTCGTCTTAAATTTTCTAACGCACGTAAGCTATCTTTATGTTATTCCCTCTGCCGAAAGGCTGACGTTTTCTTCGAGTTCGAAACAattgacggtggtaatttgaccgttatatgaactgctcgtgcttctcgctcgattaattataatatataattaacACGATTAATAAGGAGTTTAGTAAGTGACAACGTCTACTGCACGCAAACTCTTCGTGATAATTCCATGAATTATCTGCGCTGTTTCCCGTGACTAGATTAGAGCGAATGATTAGCGATGCCAGCCAAATCGTCATTTCTTATTCAttcctttcttgttgttgcccttgtatcagtaacccactcggtcaacagtcatgtcagggatcacgatgatactcatttcttctcgttttctccctcccctccgttcggtttgtttagttgttttgtttttgtttttgcttttttcttttctaaaaccGTTCGAATCGAATGAAGTATTCGTAGCCTTCTGCGCGCGCTCGTTCGCGTCACAATGAACGTTGATAGccgtcaaaacaagaaagcgcgcAATTTCATGTTCTTCTGTTCATATATTATTCAATTCCTCCTCAGCTTTTCAAAGACCATCAGGAGATGCTATCGGATGAATGAAGCccgtttttctttgattcatttttttattatcatgactatttatttatttcattgtgagGAGCTTTATGGTTGCCTTAACTTTGCAGGTCTCCATTCGATGCGAGGAAGATGGTATTGCCTTGTAGAGAGGGAAGATATTTCTTTGCGTCTCCTCCTGAATCAAATGTAAGTTGCAGTATTTCTTATACTTTTATGTAGTCAGGAGAGGGATTTTGTACATGTGCATGGGCGGGAGTTATTTActtattggtcattgctttcttaaatgattggtggctcttaaaagagccgttttgttagCTGTTTTCGGATAATTAGGCACGCTCTCCCCGAATTCGGCGAGCAAGCTGTATATCCTTCGGCATGATGGTAACACGCTTGGCGTGAATTGCACACAGGTTGGTGTCCTCGAAAAGACCGACCAAGTAAGCTTCACTGGCCTCCTGGAGAGCCAACACAGCCGAACTTTGGAACCGCAAGTCAGTCTTGAAGTCCTGGGCAATTTCTCGCACGAGGCGCTGGAACGGCAACTTTCGAATCAGCAACTCTGTAGATTTCTGGTAACGACGAATTTCCCGTAAGGCCACTGTACCGGGTCTATAACGATGAGGCTTTTTCACTCCACCCGTAGCAGGAGCGCTCTTGCGAGCCGCCTTCGTAGCGAGTTGTTTTCGCGGTGCTTTACCACCCGTTGactttcgtgctgtttgcttAGTTCGTGCCATAGCTACTGACCGGAAAGAGTTTTAGCCAACTTGATTTATGATGCCCTTCCTCAACGGTGATTGGTGCGG
This window of the Acropora muricata isolate sample 2 chromosome 14, ASM3666990v1, whole genome shotgun sequence genome carries:
- the LOC136898056 gene encoding histone H2A → MSGRGKGKAQGTKSKSRSSRAGLQFPVGRIHRLLRKGNYAERVGAGAPVYMAAVLEYLSAEILELAGNAARDNKKSRIIPRHLQLAVRNDEELNKLLAGVTIAQGGVLPNIQAVLLPKKTEKKQH
- the LOC136898057 gene encoding histone H2B; the protein is MAPKVAAAKKGEKRVGKAKSGTAETAKRRRGKRKESYAIYIYKVLKQVHPDTGISSKAMGIMNSFVNDIFERIAVESSRLSLYNKKATISSREIQTAIRLLLPGELAKHAVSEGTKAVTKYTSSK
- the LOC136898058 gene encoding histone H3-like, which produces MARTKQTARKSTGGKAPRKQLATKAARKSAPATGGVKKPHRYRPGTVALREIRRYQKSTELLIRKLPFQRLVREIAQDFKTDLRFQSSAVLALQEASEAYLVGLFEDTNLCAIHAKRVTIMPKDIQLARRIRGERA
- the LOC136898055 gene encoding histone H4; protein product: MSGRGKGGKGLGKGGAKRHRKILRDNIQGITKPAIRRLARRGGVKRISGLIYEETRGVLKVFLENVIRDAVTYTEHAKRKTVTAMDVVYALKRQGRTLYGFGG
- the LOC136898054 gene encoding histone H3-like, which produces MARTKQTARKSTGGKAPRKQLATKAARKSAPATGGVKKPHRYRPGTVALREIRRYQKSTELLIRKLPFQRLVREIAQDFKTDLRFQSSAVLALQEASEAYLVGLFEDTNLCAIHAKRVTIMPKDIQLARRIRGERA